The following are encoded in a window of Rissa tridactyla isolate bRisTri1 chromosome 3, bRisTri1.patW.cur.20221130, whole genome shotgun sequence genomic DNA:
- the PNOC gene encoding prepronociceptin isoform X2 has protein sequence MRAVLWDLLLLCLFARARGDCRGDCLHCDRHLYRDSFDVLVCILECEGEAVPRATWELCAAAAGRPAPRPRDLQDAGDPWQEAVAAVPAVPVSPLQVSELLRRREAEDEGVEPAPGAFPQPPEDISRRLGSFPRGTRGSWPVPTARGVQKRYGGFIGVRKSARKWNNQKRFSEFLKQYLGMSPRSSEYDIPGGISEHNEI, from the exons ATGAGGGCTGTGCtctgggacctgctgctgctctgcctcttcgCCCGGGCGCGGGGCGACTGCCGGGGGGACTGCCTGCACTGCGACCGCCACCTCTACCGGGACAGCTTCGACGTCCTC GTCTGCATCCTGGAGTGCGAAGGTGAAGCTGTGCCACGGGCCACCTGGGAGCTgtgcgccgctgccgccggccgACCCGCCCCGCGTCCCCGCGACCTGCAGGACGCCGGCGATCCCTGgcaggaggcggtggcggcggtgcCGGCGGTGCCGGTGAGCCCGCTGCAGGTGAGCGAGCTGCTGCGGCGCCGGGAAGCCGAAGACGAAGGCGTGGAACCGGCGCCGGGCGCCTTCCCGCAGCCACCCGAGGACATTTCCCGGCGACTCGGCAGTTTCCCACGGGGGACGCGCGGCTCGTGGCCAGTGCCGACGGCCAGGGGGGTGCAGAAGCGGTACGGGGGCTTCATCGGGGTCCGCAAGTCAGCGAGGAAGTGGAACAACCAGAAGAGGTTTAGCGAGTTCCTGAAGCAGTACCTGGGCATGTCGCCCCGCTCCAGTGAGTACGACATTCCCGGCGGCATCAGCGAGCACAACGAGATCTAA
- the PNOC gene encoding prepronociceptin isoform X1, with protein sequence MRAVLWDLLLLCLFARARGDCRGDCLHCDRHLYRDSFDVLVCILECEGEAVPRATWELCAAAAGRPAPRPRDLQDAGDPWQEAVAAVPAVPVSPLQVSELLRRREAEDEGVEPAPGAFPQPPEDISRRLGSFPRGTRGSWPVPTARGVQKRYGGFIGVRKSARKWNNQKRFSEFLKQYLGMSPRSTFRHRIPAPSARHRQN encoded by the exons ATGAGGGCTGTGCtctgggacctgctgctgctctgcctcttcgCCCGGGCGCGGGGCGACTGCCGGGGGGACTGCCTGCACTGCGACCGCCACCTCTACCGGGACAGCTTCGACGTCCTC GTCTGCATCCTGGAGTGCGAAGGTGAAGCTGTGCCACGGGCCACCTGGGAGCTgtgcgccgctgccgccggccgACCCGCCCCGCGTCCCCGCGACCTGCAGGACGCCGGCGATCCCTGgcaggaggcggtggcggcggtgcCGGCGGTGCCGGTGAGCCCGCTGCAGGTGAGCGAGCTGCTGCGGCGCCGGGAAGCCGAAGACGAAGGCGTGGAACCGGCGCCGGGCGCCTTCCCGCAGCCACCCGAGGACATTTCCCGGCGACTCGGCAGTTTCCCACGGGGGACGCGCGGCTCGTGGCCAGTGCCGACGGCCAGGGGGGTGCAGAAGCGGTACGGGGGCTTCATCGGGGTCCGCAAGTCAGCGAGGAAGTGGAACAACCAGAAGAGGTTTAGCGAGTTCCTGAAGCAGTACCTGGGCATGTCGCCCCGCTCCA cgtTCCGGCACCGCATCCCAGCACCTTCCGCCAGGCACAGGCAAAAttag